The Egibacteraceae bacterium genome contains the following window.
GCGCTCCCTGTGACCGTGCGCGCATCCGCCGAGCCTGGTAGGCTGCGTGGTCGGCCTCGCCAGCGGGGTCCCTTCTGTGCTGCCTCACTGGCCTGCCTCACTGACCACTGCCCACCTGACGGCCCGAATCACTCCGGCCGGGGGCCAGGTAGGCGGCTGTCCGCCCGCCACATCCATCCGCCCACCCACCACATCACGATCGCGAGGATGACGTGAAGGTTCAGCCCTCCGTGAAGAGGATCTGCGAGAAGTGCCGCGTCATCCGACGGCACGGTCGCGTGATGGTGATCTGCAGCAACCCGCGCCACAAGCAGCGCCAGGGGTAGCGAGAGGACAGCGAGACATGGCACGTATCGCCGGCGTCGACCTCCCACGCGAGAAGCGCGTGGAGGTGGGCCTGACCTACATCTTCGGCGTGGGACGCACCCGCGCCCGCGAAGCGGTCGTCGCGGCCGGGATCGACCCGTCGGTGCGGGTCCGGGACCTGACCGAGGACGACATCCGCACGCTGCGCGACCACATCGACTCCAGCTTCAAGATCGAGGGTGACCTGCGGCGAGAGATCGCCCAGAACATCAAGCGCAAGGTGGAGATCGGTTCCTACCAGGGCATCCGGCACCGCCGCGGGCTGCCGGTCCGGGGCCAGCGCACCCACACCAACGCCCGGACCCGCAAGGGCCCGAAGCGCACCGTCGGTGGCCTGAAGAAGAAACTGAAGAAGTAAGGAACCCCTGACATGGCACAGCAGAGGAAGCAGGCGGGGGCCAAGGGCAAGGCTCGCACGCGCAAGAAGGAACGCCGCCAGGTCGCGCACGGCGTGGCGTACATCAAGAGCTCGTTCAACAACACGATCATCACGATCGCCGACCAGCAGGGCAACGTGCTGGCATGGGCCTCGTCGGGCAACGCCGGGTTCAAGGGCAGCAAGAAGTCCACGCCGTTCGCGGCGCAGCTGGCCGCGGAGCAGGCCGCCAAGCGCGCCGCGGAGTTCGGCGTCCGCAAGGTCGACGTGTACGTGCGGGGACCGGGCTCGGGTCGCGAGACCGCCATCCGCTCGCTGCAGGCCAACGGCCTCGAGGTGGCCGCCATCAAGGACGTCACCGCCATCCCCCACAACGGCTGCCGTCCGCCGAAGCGCCGCCGGGTCTAGCACGGCGTCACCTCGCATCGCGAGGGACGGTCAAGGAGAGGGAGCACCACACACATGGCTCGGTACACCGGACCCGACTGCAAGCTCTGCCGCCGCGAGCGCCAGAAGCTCTACCTCAAGGGCACCCGCTGCGAGGGGCCCAAGTGCGCGATCGAGAAGCGCCCCTACCCGCCCGGCGAGCACGGCCGTGGGCGCATCCGCGAGAGCGAGTACCTCCTCCAGCTGCGCGAGAAGCAGAAGGCCCGCCGCATCTACG
Protein-coding sequences here:
- the rpsK gene encoding 30S ribosomal protein S11 is translated as MAQQRKQAGAKGKARTRKKERRQVAHGVAYIKSSFNNTIITIADQQGNVLAWASSGNAGFKGSKKSTPFAAQLAAEQAAKRAAEFGVRKVDVYVRGPGSGRETAIRSLQANGLEVAAIKDVTAIPHNGCRPPKRRRV
- the rpsM gene encoding 30S ribosomal protein S13: MARIAGVDLPREKRVEVGLTYIFGVGRTRAREAVVAAGIDPSVRVRDLTEDDIRTLRDHIDSSFKIEGDLRREIAQNIKRKVEIGSYQGIRHRRGLPVRGQRTHTNARTRKGPKRTVGGLKKKLKK
- the rpmJ gene encoding 50S ribosomal protein L36, whose product is MKVQPSVKRICEKCRVIRRHGRVMVICSNPRHKQRQG